A single window of Micrococcaceae bacterium Sec5.1 DNA harbors:
- a CDS encoding 3-oxoacid CoA-transferase subunit B, translating to MSIQSNETSLQTSATPLGRDDLARLVAKDIAPGSFVNLGIGQPTLVSNYLTEDQDITLHTENGMLGMGPAADGDEIDGDLINAGKIPVTELPGASYFHHADSFAMMRGGHLDICVLGAFQVSATGDLANWHTGAPGAIPAVGGAMDLATGAKDVFVMMTLLTREGASKIVETCTYPLTGVGCVTRVYTDKAVFLTGPDGVTVRETFGCTLEELQEVVPFPLKIVVK from the coding sequence ATGAGCATCCAGTCCAACGAAACATCCCTCCAGACCTCCGCCACGCCCCTGGGCCGGGATGACCTGGCCCGCCTCGTGGCCAAGGACATTGCCCCGGGATCGTTTGTGAACCTGGGCATTGGCCAGCCCACCTTGGTGTCCAACTACCTCACCGAGGACCAGGACATCACGCTCCACACGGAGAACGGGATGCTCGGCATGGGACCCGCCGCCGATGGCGATGAGATTGACGGCGACCTCATCAACGCCGGCAAGATCCCGGTCACCGAACTGCCTGGGGCGTCCTACTTCCACCATGCTGATTCGTTCGCGATGATGCGCGGCGGGCACCTGGACATCTGCGTCCTGGGGGCTTTCCAGGTCTCGGCCACGGGGGACCTGGCAAACTGGCACACCGGGGCACCCGGGGCGATTCCCGCCGTCGGTGGTGCCATGGACCTGGCCACCGGCGCGAAGGACGTTTTCGTGATGATGACGCTCCTGACCCGCGAGGGTGCGTCCAAGATTGTGGAAACCTGCACGTACCCGCTCACCGGCGTCGGCTGCGTCACCCGCGTTTACACCGACAAAGCCGTCTTCCTCACCGGCCCGGACGGCGTCACTGTCCGCGAAACCTTCGGCTGCACCCTGGAAGAACTCCAGGAAGTCGTACCCTTCCCGCTCAAGATCGTCGTGAAGTAA
- a CDS encoding AMP-binding protein — translation MPFLNRIQMWADLRPDDTAIAVGGRGFSWSELRGAAAELLPSTPDLYILSEPNTAEFAALYCAGIAGERQIAVLDPAWTPQAREEILRRLPSPSWGAGTVLEDGDPDSAFLIGFTAGTTSTPKAFTRSRRSWQASLDASIDFFGLRPDDKTFAPGPLSASLSLYALSECLYAGTAFHTLHGFEVGDAHAVITHDGITRLVLVPTMLRLLSERGLMASVDASGIRTIICAGSKLDARTLEAARRWAPNATIFEYYGAAELSFVSGRGLPARAPLDAAGTAIGRPFPGVEVQILDDLGRRLPESTPGNISVKSPGVCQGYLWGDDGKALHYLDGHVTVGDQGYLQDGELHILGRSSDMINTAGKNIYPHEVELALSSIPGVETAVAIGMPDDLRGQRVVAGVVASCGGLTPTTLNSGLEALLSKDKRPLHYYLLSEIPLTDRGKIDRKMFLEWIKNNDTRLNQLR, via the coding sequence GTGCCATTCCTGAACAGAATTCAGATGTGGGCGGACCTCCGCCCAGACGACACGGCCATCGCCGTCGGCGGCCGCGGTTTCAGCTGGTCTGAGCTTCGTGGAGCAGCCGCGGAACTCCTCCCTTCCACTCCGGACCTGTACATTTTGTCCGAACCCAACACGGCCGAATTTGCCGCGCTTTACTGTGCGGGAATCGCCGGGGAACGGCAAATTGCGGTCCTGGATCCCGCGTGGACGCCACAGGCCAGGGAAGAGATTCTTCGCAGGCTGCCCTCCCCGTCGTGGGGCGCGGGTACTGTGTTGGAAGACGGGGACCCTGACTCTGCGTTCCTCATTGGGTTCACGGCAGGGACGACGTCGACGCCGAAGGCCTTTACGCGCTCCCGCCGGTCCTGGCAGGCCTCTCTTGACGCGTCCATCGACTTTTTCGGCCTTCGCCCGGACGACAAGACGTTTGCACCCGGTCCGCTCTCGGCAAGTTTAAGTCTTTACGCGCTCTCCGAGTGCCTCTACGCAGGTACCGCGTTCCATACCCTGCACGGTTTCGAAGTCGGAGATGCCCACGCTGTGATCACGCATGATGGGATTACAAGACTGGTTCTCGTCCCCACGATGCTCCGGCTCTTGAGCGAACGCGGTCTCATGGCATCGGTTGACGCCTCCGGGATCAGGACAATCATCTGCGCTGGATCCAAATTGGATGCCCGGACACTGGAAGCCGCCCGGCGCTGGGCGCCGAACGCCACGATCTTCGAGTACTACGGTGCCGCGGAACTCAGCTTCGTCTCAGGCCGTGGCCTCCCCGCACGGGCACCGCTGGATGCCGCGGGCACCGCCATAGGCCGGCCATTTCCCGGCGTAGAAGTACAGATCCTCGACGATTTGGGGCGGCGCTTGCCAGAGAGCACGCCCGGGAACATCAGCGTCAAAAGCCCCGGAGTGTGTCAGGGATACCTCTGGGGTGATGACGGTAAAGCTCTCCACTACCTTGACGGCCACGTCACAGTGGGCGATCAGGGCTACCTTCAGGACGGCGAATTGCACATTCTCGGGCGGAGCTCGGACATGATCAACACGGCAGGTAAAAACATTTACCCGCACGAGGTCGAACTCGCCCTTTCCTCCATCCCCGGCGTAGAGACCGCCGTGGCAATTGGTATGCCAGATGACCTCCGAGGCCAGCGTGTGGTGGCCGGGGTCGTGGCCTCCTGCGGAGGGCTCACCCCAACCACACTCAACTCGGGCCTGGAAGCACTCCTGAGCAAAGACAAGAGGCCGCTGCACTACTACTTGCTCAGCGAGATTCCCCTTACAGACAGAGGAAAAATAGACCGCAAGATGTTTCTGGAGTGGATTAAGAACAACGACACGCGACTCAATCAACTGCGGTAG